A genome region from Coprococcus phoceensis includes the following:
- the spo0A gene encoding sporulation transcription factor Spo0A, with amino-acid sequence MGRLNVAIADDNERILNILEEIVNNDEELTLVGKADNGEDMYHIIKNKEPDVVLLDLIMPKMDGLSVMELVQEDRNLKKMPDFIIITAIGQERITEDAFKRGASYYIMKPFNNEMVLNRIKHTHREIQYEKTPVGNISECRREIDEESLESRVTNMIHEIGIPAHIKGYHYLRDAIMMAVEDMDVLNAITKILYPTVAKKYRTTSSRVERAIRHAIEVAWSRGKLDILDDLFGYTVSNGKGKPTNSEFIALVSDTIRLEKKHA; translated from the coding sequence GTGGGACGGTTAAACGTGGCAATTGCTGATGATAATGAGCGGATTTTGAACATTTTGGAGGAAATTGTAAATAATGACGAGGAATTGACACTTGTCGGAAAGGCTGATAATGGAGAAGATATGTATCATATCATAAAAAATAAGGAGCCGGATGTCGTATTATTAGATCTGATCATGCCGAAAATGGACGGTTTAAGTGTCATGGAACTTGTACAGGAGGATAGAAACTTAAAAAAAATGCCAGATTTTATTATCATAACAGCAATTGGACAGGAACGAATTACAGAAGACGCCTTTAAAAGAGGGGCAAGCTACTACATCATGAAACCGTTTAACAATGAAATGGTATTAAACAGAATCAAACATACACACAGAGAAATACAATATGAAAAGACGCCCGTGGGAAATATTTCCGAATGCAGAAGAGAGATTGACGAAGAAAGTTTGGAGAGTCGTGTGACAAATATGATTCATGAAATCGGAATACCGGCACATATCAAAGGATATCACTATTTGCGTGATGCGATTATGATGGCTGTGGAAGATATGGATGTACTGAACGCGATCACGAAAATACTGTATCCGACAGTGGCGAAGAAATATCGTACAACATCAAGCAGAGTAGAACGTGCAATTCGACATGCGATTGAGGTGGCTTGGAGCAGAGGAAAACTAGATATTTTAGATGACTTGTTTGGATATACTGTCAGCAATGGAAAAGGAAAGCCGACGAACTCAGAATTTATCGCTTTGGTATCCGATACAATCCGATTAGAAAAAAAGCACGCATAA